A single region of the Kwoniella botswanensis chromosome 1, complete sequence genome encodes:
- a CDS encoding 40S ribosomal protein S4-A, with protein MVHLEFRYLLVSYFRHQALKMGRGPKKHLKRLAAPSSWMLDKLGGTYAPRPSPGPHKLRESLPLTVFLRNRLKYALTGREVTAIVKQRLIKVDGKVRTDETFPAGFMDVITIEKSGEHFRLLYDIKGRFTIHRITPEEATFKLLKVKKHQLGAKGVPYLVSHDGRTIRYPDPAIKVNDTVKFDFVQNKIVDHIKFEPGNVVMVTGGRNMGRSGVIVHKERHLGGFDIVHVKDVLDRTFATRLSNIFVIGEGAKAQVSLPKGKGVKLSIAEERDQRRRQRAQDA; from the exons ATggttcatcttgaatttcgATACTTGTTAGTCTCTTACTTTAGACATCAAGCATTAAAAATG GGTCGAGGTCCTAAGAAGCATTTGAAACGATTGGCAGCACCATCCTCATGGATGCTCGACAAGTTGGGCGGGACCTAC GCTCCTCGCCCTTCTCCCGGTCCTCACAAGCTCCGAGAATCCCTCCCTCTCACCGTCTTCCTTAGAAACAGATTGAAGTACGCTTTGACCGGACGAGAAGTCACCGCTATCGTCAAGCAAAGACTCATCAAAGTCGACGGAAAAGTTAGAACCGATGAGACTTTCCCTGCTGGTTTCATGG ATGTCATCACCATTGAGAAATCAGGTGAACACTTCCGACTCTTATACGACATCAAAGGTCGATTCACCATCCACCGAATCACCCCTGAGGAAGCCACTTTCAAACTTttgaaagtgaagaagcaCCAACTCGGTGCTAAAGGTGTACCTTACCTTGTCTCCCACGATGGACGAACCATCCGATACCCTGACCCAGCTATCAAAGTCAACGACACCGTCAAGTTCGACTTTGTGCAAAACAAAATTGTCGACCACATCAAGTTCGAACCTGGAAATGTAGTTATGGTTACCGGTGGACGAAACATGGGTCGATCAGGTGTTATCGTACACAAGGAGAGACATTTGGGTGGTTTCGATATCGTTCACGTTAAGGATGTTTTGGACCGAACTTTCGCTACCAG ACTCTCTAACATTTTCGTTATCGGTGAAGGTGCCAAGGCTCAAGTATCCTTACCTAAGGGTAAGGGTGTTAAGCTTTCCATCGCCGAGGAGagagatcaaagaagaagacaacgAGCTCAAGATGCTTAA